A region of the Actinomycetota bacterium genome:
TCGTCGCACCGCTGCGCGATGTCGCGACGAGGCTCGCTCTGCTCGCGGAGTCGCTCCGCTCGTCGCGTCGCGGCGTGTGCCTCGCCGGGACGGACGAACTGGACCCACTGGCTCGGTACACACGGCGCTCACTCTCTTCGGACGTTCATGTCACCTCGACGAAGGGCGCGGGCGATGTCTCGTCAGCTCGGTGCGGGGTCGTCGTCTGGAGCGGCGACGGGCTCGGCGCGGCGACCATCGCGGTGGGCCTGGACGCCGACGTGCGATTGATCGGCGGACCGAATCTGCGCGATGGCGACTTCATCGAGGACGCCGGCGCCTCCGCCGAGGGCGCACTCTCCGTTTGCTCGTGCGCCGACGTGTCGAACTCGCTCGACCTGGCCGCGCGGCGGTTCATCCAGACGTTCCAATCGGAGAACGGGACGGCTCCAGGACCCTACGCGCTCGAGGCGTGGGACGCGGCCCGCATGATCATCGCGGGAGTCGACGCCGCCGGAACATCTCGAGCGGAGCTCGCCCCCTGGCTCAGCGGTGTCACGCGCTTCGACGGCCTCGCGGGTAGCTACCGCTGGGTCGGCGGAGAGCTGGTATCGGCGGGCACACACGTCCGGACGTACGAGGTCGTCGGGGGCCGTTGGGTCCTCGCAGAAGCGGACACGCAAGCCTGAGGGCTCTCCGTCTGCGTACTCAGCTCCAGAACGAAGAGTTGAGCGAAGCCTCGCGTTTGGGCGAGGATGTCCACCGTGTCCGTGTGGGGTCGATCGGAACGAGGGGGCAGGCCTTGAACAAGCTTCGGATCATGTTGGCGGCGGCGGCGGCATTCGTGCTGCTCGCCGCGTGCGCCGGCAACGAGCCGGAGGACGGCGTCGGGGCAACCGGCGCGACCAACGAGACGGGGGCGACGGGAGCGACCGGCGAAACCGGCGCGATCCCGGAGTTCTCGACGCTCGAGGAGGGTGTCCTGCAGGTGGGCTCCTGCCTCGACTACCCGCC
Encoded here:
- a CDS encoding ABC transporter substrate-binding protein; its protein translation is MPIGFRIDGFANAGRTRTIRRVVLIVLLVELTACEAQPPATAPSPRTTSAPSTEPVALKVAFIQDLAPEGALDRTLPAYQGAELALTVASAREGTAFTIGVVAFDTDGSIETGRDIAEEIAGDPSYVAAIAAPGLPDQQPIADGLDGMPFLTLSDRGAMLTEDRTWRRFVAPLRDVATRLALLAESLRSSRRGVCLAGTDELDPLARYTRRSLSSDVHVTSTKGAGDVSSARCGVVVWSGDGLGAATIAVGLDADVRLIGGPNLRDGDFIEDAGASAEGALSVCSCADVSNSLDLAARRFIQTFQSENGTAPGPYALEAWDAARMIIAGVDAAGTSRAELAPWLSGVTRFDGLAGSYRWVGGELVSAGTHVRTYEVVGGRWVLAEADTQA